One Pantoea trifolii DNA segment encodes these proteins:
- the yjfF gene encoding galactofuranose ABC transporter, permease protein YjfF: MMKRHLPLMITLLVFVAGYLFCLSQFPGFASTRVICNILTDNAFLGIIAVGMTFVILSGGIDLSVGAVIAFSGVFLARVIGDYHLDPILAFTLVLAMGALFGAMMGWLIDALKIPAFIITLAGMFFLRGCSYLVSENSIPIDHPLYTTLSSLAWKIPGGGRLSLLALIMLVVVLGGIILAHRTRFGNQVYAIGGSLTSAQLMGVSTRATTIKIYMLSTTLATLAGIVFSIYTSAGYALAGLGVELDAIASVVIGGTLLSGGVGTVLGTLFGVLIQGLIQTWINFDGTLSSWWTKIAIGILLFAFIALQRLLTVMWDRQQNAPVKRLTS; encoded by the coding sequence ATGATGAAACGTCATCTGCCCTTGATGATCACGCTGCTGGTATTTGTGGCGGGTTATCTGTTTTGCCTGAGCCAATTTCCCGGCTTCGCCTCAACGCGCGTGATCTGCAATATCCTCACCGACAATGCCTTCCTCGGCATTATTGCCGTGGGAATGACGTTCGTGATTTTGTCCGGCGGGATTGATCTGTCGGTGGGCGCGGTGATCGCCTTCAGCGGCGTGTTTCTGGCGCGAGTGATTGGCGATTATCATCTCGATCCCATTCTGGCGTTTACGCTGGTGCTGGCGATGGGCGCACTGTTTGGCGCGATGATGGGCTGGTTGATCGATGCGCTGAAAATTCCGGCATTTATCATTACGCTGGCGGGGATGTTTTTCCTGCGCGGCTGCAGCTATCTGGTGTCGGAGAATTCGATTCCCATCGATCATCCGCTTTACACCACGCTGTCGAGCCTCGCGTGGAAGATCCCCGGCGGCGGCCGCTTGAGTTTGCTGGCGCTAATTATGCTGGTGGTGGTGCTGGGCGGCATTATTCTGGCGCACCGCACGCGTTTTGGTAATCAGGTGTATGCGATTGGCGGCAGCCTGACTTCGGCGCAGCTGATGGGCGTGTCTACGCGTGCGACCACCATTAAGATTTATATGTTGTCGACCACGCTGGCGACGCTGGCGGGCATTGTGTTCTCGATTTATACCTCGGCGGGCTATGCGCTGGCGGGATTGGGCGTGGAACTGGACGCGATTGCCTCGGTGGTGATTGGCGGGACGTTATTGTCCGGCGGCGTCGGCACGGTGTTGGGCACGCTGTTCGGCGTGTTGATTCAGGGATTGATTCAAACCTGGATTAACTTCGACGGTACCTTGAGTTCATGGTGGACCAAGATCGCCATCGGCATTCTGCTGTTCGCCTTTATCGCGCTGCAACGCCTGTTAACGGTTATGTGGGATCGCCAGCAGAACGCCCCTGTCAAAAGATTAACCTCTTAA
- the ytfT gene encoding galactofuranose ABC transporter, ATP-binding protein YtfT — protein sequence MLESPMTHDKPERRKPKLPPGMPQIVALILVLLVDSLVANNFFAIHIQDGRLFGSPIDILNRAAPVALLAIGMTLVIATGGIDLSVGAVMAIAGATAATLTVAGHSLPFIILVTLGTGLACGLWNGILVALLKIQPFVATLILMVAGRGVAQLITQGQIVTFNSDSLAWFGSGSLWLLPVPVWITLLVALVVWLLTRKTALGLFIEAVGINLRAARNAGVNGWLVVMSTYVISGMCAAVAGMIVAADIRGADANNAGLWLELDAILAVVIGGASLMGGRFNLVLSLIGALIIQSMNTGILLSGFQPELNQVVKAVVVMCVLLLQSPRFIAMLKRRRPK from the coding sequence ATGCTTGAATCCCCTATGACACATGACAAACCCGAACGGCGTAAGCCAAAGCTGCCGCCTGGCATGCCGCAGATTGTGGCGTTGATTCTGGTGCTGCTGGTGGATAGCCTGGTGGCGAATAACTTTTTTGCCATCCACATTCAGGATGGCCGTTTGTTCGGCAGCCCAATTGATATCCTCAATCGCGCCGCGCCGGTGGCGCTGCTGGCGATTGGCATGACGCTGGTGATTGCTACCGGCGGCATCGATCTGTCGGTGGGCGCGGTGATGGCGATTGCCGGTGCGACGGCGGCGACGCTGACCGTGGCGGGGCACAGTTTGCCGTTCATCATTTTGGTGACGCTCGGTACCGGCCTGGCCTGCGGTTTGTGGAATGGCATTTTGGTGGCGTTGCTAAAAATCCAGCCATTTGTCGCCACCTTGATTTTGATGGTGGCGGGACGCGGCGTGGCGCAGCTGATTACGCAGGGGCAGATCGTCACCTTCAACAGCGATAGCCTGGCGTGGTTCGGCAGCGGTTCGTTGTGGCTGCTGCCGGTGCCGGTGTGGATCACGTTGCTGGTGGCGTTAGTGGTGTGGCTGTTGACGCGCAAAACCGCGCTCGGACTGTTTATCGAGGCGGTCGGTATTAACCTGCGTGCAGCGCGCAATGCCGGTGTGAATGGCTGGCTGGTGGTGATGTCGACCTATGTGATTAGCGGCATGTGTGCGGCGGTGGCGGGCATGATCGTTGCCGCGGATATCCGTGGGGCCGATGCCAATAACGCCGGATTGTGGCTGGAGCTGGATGCGATTTTGGCGGTGGTGATTGGCGGTGCCTCGCTGATGGGCGGGCGCTTTAATCTGGTGCTGTCGCTGATTGGCGCGTTAATTATTCAGTCGATGAATACCGGTATTTTGCTGTCCGGCTTCCAGCCTGAACTCAATCAGGTAGTGAAAGCGGTGGTGGTGATGTGCGTGCTGCTGCTGCAGTCGCCACGCTTTATTGCCATGTTGAAACGGAGACGCCCGAAATGA
- the rsxB gene encoding electron transport complex subunit RsxB, protein MTAIWIAIVALAALGLVFGALLGYASRRFEVEEDPIVEQIDEILPQSQCGQCGYPGCRPYADAVGNNGEAINKCAPGGEQTMLKLAALLNVEPQPLDGGAEVLEPIRTVAWIDEENCIGCTKCIQACPVDAIVGATRAMHTVLSDVCTGCDLCVAPCPTDCIEMRPVATTTANWKWNLDTIPVRVIPVETTHA, encoded by the coding sequence ATGACCGCGATTTGGATTGCGATTGTCGCACTTGCTGCATTGGGCCTGGTGTTCGGTGCCCTGCTCGGTTACGCCTCGCGTCGCTTCGAGGTGGAAGAAGATCCGATTGTTGAACAGATCGATGAGATTTTACCGCAGAGCCAGTGTGGGCAGTGCGGCTATCCCGGCTGCCGCCCGTATGCCGATGCGGTAGGTAATAACGGCGAAGCCATCAATAAATGCGCGCCCGGCGGCGAGCAGACCATGCTCAAATTGGCCGCGCTGCTCAACGTTGAACCGCAACCGCTCGACGGCGGCGCAGAAGTGCTGGAGCCGATACGTACCGTGGCGTGGATCGATGAAGAGAACTGCATCGGCTGCACCAAATGTATTCAGGCTTGCCCGGTGGACGCCATCGTCGGTGCCACGCGCGCCATGCACACCGTGCTGAGCGATGTCTGCACCGGCTGCGATCTCTGCGTTGCGCCTTGCCCGACCGACTGCATTGAGATGCGCCCGGTTGCCACCACCACGGCCAACTGGAAGTGGAATCTCGACACCATTCCTGTACGGGTGATCCCGGTAGAAACAACCCATGCTTAA
- the ydgT gene encoding transcription modulator YdgT, with product MTALDYLLKFRKVNNLDSLEKLYDHLNYSLTDDNEIINMYRAADHRRAELVSGGRLFDMGRVPKTVWRYVI from the coding sequence ATGACTGCGTTAGATTACCTGCTGAAATTCCGCAAAGTGAATAATCTCGATAGTCTGGAAAAACTCTACGACCATCTTAATTATTCGCTGACTGATGATAATGAGATCATCAATATGTATCGCGCTGCCGACCATCGACGTGCTGAACTGGTCTCTGGCGGACGTCTGTTCGACATGGGCCGCGTGCCTAAAACCGTCTGGCGTTACGTGATCTAA
- a CDS encoding sugar ABC transporter ATP-binding protein, which translates to MSTSDETALLTISGVSKGFPGVKALDNVSFSIRKGEIMALLGENGAGKSTLIKVLTGVYTRDAGTVTLNGKAITPHNTADAQEMGIGTVYQEVNLLPNMSVADNLYIGREPRRLGMIDRKRMVRDADALMRNYGFVLDVTRPLGHYSVAMQQIIAICRAVDLSAQVLILDEPTASLDANEVEMLFTLMAQLKAKGMSLIFVTHFLDQVYRITDRITVLRNGQFIATRDTATLPQIELIKLMLGRELLETALQRQGSTLRSNQPVVSFEDYGKKGTIEPFNLQVRPGEVVGLAGLLGSGRTETAEVLFGIRRADRGTATIKGKVQSIRTPAKASRLGMGFCPEDRKTDGIIGGASVRENIILALQAQRGWLRPIKRREQQEIAERFIKSLGIRTPHADQPVELLSGGNQQKVLLSRWLVTKPQFLILDEPTRGIDVGAHAEIIRLIETLCADGLALLVISSELEELVGYADRVLIMRDLKQVAEIPLEQLSVAAIVNAIADGGAQHA; encoded by the coding sequence ATGAGCACCTCCGATGAAACCGCACTGCTGACCATCAGCGGCGTCAGCAAAGGCTTTCCCGGCGTGAAGGCGCTGGATAATGTTTCGTTCAGCATCCGCAAGGGCGAGATCATGGCGCTGCTGGGTGAAAATGGCGCGGGCAAATCTACGCTGATTAAAGTCCTGACCGGCGTTTACACCCGCGATGCCGGTACGGTCACCCTGAATGGCAAGGCGATTACGCCGCACAATACCGCTGATGCACAGGAGATGGGCATTGGCACCGTTTATCAGGAAGTGAATCTGCTGCCGAATATGTCGGTAGCAGACAATTTGTACATTGGCCGCGAGCCGCGTCGCTTGGGCATGATCGATCGCAAGCGCATGGTGCGCGATGCCGATGCGCTGATGCGCAACTACGGCTTTGTGCTCGATGTGACGCGACCGCTGGGCCATTACTCGGTGGCGATGCAGCAGATCATTGCGATTTGCCGCGCGGTCGATCTCTCCGCGCAGGTGCTGATCCTCGATGAACCGACCGCCAGCCTCGATGCCAATGAAGTCGAAATGCTGTTTACCCTGATGGCGCAGCTGAAAGCCAAAGGGATGAGCCTGATTTTTGTGACCCACTTTCTCGACCAGGTTTACCGCATTACCGATCGCATCACTGTGCTGCGTAACGGCCAGTTTATTGCCACGCGCGATACCGCCACGCTGCCGCAGATTGAACTGATTAAGCTGATGTTGGGACGCGAGTTGCTGGAAACCGCTTTGCAGCGTCAGGGCAGCACGCTGCGCAGCAATCAGCCGGTGGTGTCGTTTGAAGATTACGGCAAGAAGGGCACCATTGAACCGTTCAACCTGCAGGTGCGACCGGGTGAAGTGGTGGGCCTGGCCGGCTTGCTCGGTTCAGGCCGTACCGAAACCGCCGAAGTGCTGTTTGGCATTCGCCGCGCCGATCGCGGCACTGCGACCATCAAGGGCAAAGTGCAGAGCATTCGCACGCCCGCGAAGGCCTCGCGTCTCGGCATGGGCTTCTGTCCGGAAGATCGTAAAACCGACGGCATCATTGGTGGCGCATCGGTACGCGAAAATATCATTCTGGCGTTGCAGGCGCAGCGCGGCTGGCTGCGACCGATTAAGCGTCGTGAGCAGCAGGAGATCGCCGAGCGCTTTATCAAGAGCCTCGGCATTCGCACGCCGCATGCCGATCAACCGGTTGAGCTGTTGTCCGGCGGCAACCAGCAAAAAGTGCTGCTGTCGCGCTGGCTGGTCACTAAACCGCAATTCCTGATCCTCGACGAGCCAACGCGCGGCATCGATGTGGGCGCGCACGCCGAGATCATTCGCTTAATTGAAACCCTGTGCGCCGACGGATTGGCGCTGCTGGTTATCTCCTCTGAACTCGAAGAACTGGTGGGCTATGCCGATCGCGTGTTGATCATGCGCGATTTGAAGCAGGTGGCCGAAATCCCGCTGGAGCAGCTGTCGGTGGCCGCGATCGTCAACGCCATCGCTGACGGAGGAGCACAACATGCTTGA
- the rsxC gene encoding electron transport complex subunit RsxC, with protein sequence MLNLFNLFRKEKLWDFQGGIHPPEMKTQSNGTPLSQLPLPERFIIPLKQHIGHEGEICVAPGDKVLRGQPLTFGSGRMLPVHAPTSGTIEEIAPHMTAHPSGLSELCIFLRADGEDRWTTLDPQPDYRALSREEAVKRIHDAGIAGLGGAGFPTATKLRGGLRGVKTLIINAAECEPYITADDRLMQDCAAEVLEGCRILAWVLQAERVLIGVEDNKPEAIAALKQALGGDRELQIRVIPTKYPSGGAKQLTQILTGLEVPHGGRSTDIGVLMQNVGTAWAVKRAIVDGEPITERVVTLTGEALARPRNVWGRLGTPVSHLLQHAGFTPGSRQMVIMGGPLMGFTLPSLNVPLVKISNCILAPSASEMGNDQEEQSCIRCSACADACPAKLLPQQLFWYSQGGDHEKARAHNIDDCIECGACAYVCPSNIPLVQYYRQEKAELRAIDLEAKRTAEAKARFEARLARLEREKQAREARHENAKQRVARSDQGERDAAVARVKARQEKTPEQDAAEREARHAQALAQQAEKQAETQALSRQSGDPRKAAVEAAIARAKAKKAGAPAAEIAPAAEPVAEVDPRKAAVEAAIARAKAKKAAAAAEPAPAEPPAEAPAAEVDPRKAAVEAAIARAKAKKAAAAAQPAEPAPAEPPADAPAAEVDPRKAAVEAAIARAKAKKAAAAAAQQAEATSPEVEAAASPDSADPRKAAIAAAVARAKARKAQQQPSTTED encoded by the coding sequence ATGCTTAATTTGTTTAACCTGTTCCGCAAAGAGAAGCTGTGGGATTTTCAGGGCGGCATTCATCCGCCGGAAATGAAAACACAGTCCAACGGCACGCCGCTGAGTCAGTTACCGCTGCCTGAGCGCTTTATCATTCCGTTAAAACAGCATATCGGCCATGAAGGCGAGATTTGCGTCGCGCCTGGCGACAAAGTGTTACGCGGTCAACCGCTGACCTTCGGCAGCGGACGCATGCTGCCGGTGCACGCCCCGACCTCCGGCACCATCGAAGAGATTGCGCCACACATGACGGCGCACCCTTCTGGCCTCTCCGAGCTGTGCATTTTTCTGCGTGCCGACGGCGAAGATCGCTGGACCACGCTCGATCCGCAGCCCGATTACCGCGCCCTGTCGCGTGAAGAGGCCGTCAAGCGCATTCACGATGCCGGCATTGCCGGTTTGGGTGGCGCGGGCTTCCCGACCGCCACCAAACTGCGCGGCGGCCTGCGCGGCGTCAAAACCCTGATCATCAACGCCGCCGAGTGCGAGCCGTACATCACCGCCGATGACCGCTTAATGCAGGATTGCGCCGCCGAAGTGCTGGAGGGCTGCCGCATTCTGGCGTGGGTGTTGCAGGCGGAACGCGTGCTGATCGGCGTTGAAGATAATAAACCTGAAGCCATTGCTGCGCTGAAGCAGGCATTGGGTGGCGATCGTGAATTGCAGATTCGCGTCATCCCCACCAAGTATCCTTCTGGCGGCGCGAAGCAGCTGACGCAGATTCTTACCGGTCTCGAAGTGCCACACGGCGGACGCTCCACCGATATCGGTGTGTTGATGCAGAACGTCGGCACAGCGTGGGCGGTAAAACGCGCTATTGTTGACGGCGAACCGATCACCGAACGCGTGGTCACGCTGACCGGCGAAGCGCTGGCGCGTCCGCGCAACGTCTGGGGACGTCTCGGTACGCCGGTGAGCCATCTGCTGCAGCATGCCGGTTTTACGCCGGGATCGCGCCAGATGGTGATCATGGGCGGTCCGCTGATGGGCTTTACCCTGCCGTCGCTGAACGTACCGCTGGTGAAAATCTCTAACTGCATTCTGGCGCCGTCCGCCAGCGAAATGGGCAACGATCAGGAAGAACAATCCTGTATCCGCTGCAGCGCATGCGCCGATGCCTGTCCGGCCAAGCTGCTGCCGCAGCAGTTGTTCTGGTACAGCCAGGGCGGCGATCACGAAAAAGCGCGCGCCCACAATATTGATGACTGCATTGAGTGCGGTGCCTGCGCTTACGTCTGCCCAAGTAACATTCCGCTGGTGCAATATTATCGTCAGGAGAAAGCGGAACTGCGCGCCATCGACCTCGAAGCGAAACGCACCGCCGAAGCGAAAGCGCGTTTTGAAGCGCGTCTGGCACGCCTGGAGCGCGAAAAACAGGCGCGTGAAGCGCGTCATGAAAACGCCAAACAGCGCGTGGCGCGCAGCGATCAGGGTGAACGGGATGCTGCCGTGGCACGTGTGAAAGCGCGTCAGGAAAAAACGCCGGAGCAGGATGCTGCGGAACGCGAAGCGCGTCACGCGCAAGCCTTAGCGCAGCAGGCCGAGAAGCAAGCTGAAACGCAGGCGCTGAGTCGTCAGTCTGGCGATCCGCGCAAAGCGGCGGTGGAAGCGGCAATTGCGCGTGCGAAGGCGAAGAAAGCGGGCGCACCTGCGGCTGAGATAGCGCCTGCCGCTGAACCGGTGGCTGAAGTCGATCCGCGCAAAGCTGCCGTTGAAGCGGCGATTGCCCGTGCGAAAGCGAAGAAAGCCGCCGCTGCCGCTGAACCGGCACCTGCCGAGCCGCCCGCTGAAGCACCTGCTGCTGAAGTCGATCCACGCAAAGCCGCCGTTGAAGCAGCGATTGCGCGCGCGAAAGCCAAAAAAGCCGCCGCTGCCGCACAACCTGCTGAACCGGCACCTGCCGAACCGCCCGCTGACGCACCTGCTGCTGAAGTCGATCCGCGCAAAGCCGCCGTTGAAGCGGCAATAGCGCGCGCCAAAGCGAAAAAAGCCGCTGCGGCGGCTGCGCAGCAGGCTGAAGCCACATCTCCTGAAGTGGAGGCTGCTGCCTCTCCTGACTCCGCCGACCCACGCAAAGCGGCAATTGCCGCTGCGGTCGCCCGTGCCAAAGCGCGTAAAGCGCAGCAGCAGCCTTCGACGACTGAGGATTAA
- a CDS encoding DUF2569 domain-containing protein yields MTEQVFPPRIAGWLLLPLAWLIMTMLTSALVVAMYLSPLFNPELRTTLFSHGGILLTQWSISLLTAAVVWLYSLWVCWIFCKRSRRLPRHYILWLLMTILLALKTFAFTPVADGKAIQTLLLSLLAAAVFVPYFKRSQRVKQTFIQP; encoded by the coding sequence ATGACCGAACAGGTGTTCCCGCCACGTATCGCTGGCTGGTTATTGCTGCCGCTGGCGTGGCTGATCATGACCATGCTGACCAGCGCGCTGGTGGTAGCGATGTATTTGAGCCCGCTGTTCAATCCCGAATTGCGTACTACGCTGTTCTCACATGGTGGCATATTGCTCACGCAATGGTCGATTTCACTGCTGACCGCTGCGGTGGTTTGGCTTTACAGCCTGTGGGTGTGCTGGATTTTCTGTAAACGTTCGCGTCGCTTACCTCGCCACTACATTCTGTGGCTGTTGATGACGATTTTGCTGGCGTTAAAAACCTTTGCCTTCACGCCGGTTGCCGACGGCAAGGCGATTCAGACGTTGCTGCTGTCACTGCTGGCTGCGGCGGTGTTTGTGCCCTATTTCAAACGCTCTCAACGCGTGAAACAGACGTTTATCCAGCCATAA
- the ytfQ gene encoding galactofuranose ABC transporter, galactofuranose-binding protein YtfQ — protein sequence MWKRLLLTAMVSSALSTSVLAADMTVGFSQVGSESGWRSAETNVAKSEAQKRGITLKIADGQQKQENQIKAVRSFIAQGVDAIFIAPVVQTGWEPVLEEAKDAKIPVFLLDRAIVVKDKSLYMAVVTADNVLEGKLIGDWLVKTVADKKCNVVELQGTVGASVAIDRKKGFAEAIAGHDNIKVIRSQSGDFTRSKGKEVMESFIKAENNGKNICMVYAHNDDMAIGAIQAIKEAGLKPGKDILTGSIDGVPDIYKAMLAGEANANVELTPNMAGPAFDALEKFKKDGTMPPKIIKTESKLYLPDSAQAQLDTKKGMGY from the coding sequence ATGTGGAAACGTTTACTCTTGACCGCCATGGTGAGCTCGGCACTGAGTACGTCGGTATTGGCTGCTGATATGACGGTGGGCTTCTCACAGGTTGGCTCGGAATCTGGCTGGCGTTCAGCAGAAACCAATGTGGCAAAAAGTGAAGCGCAAAAGCGCGGTATCACATTGAAAATCGCCGATGGCCAACAGAAACAAGAGAACCAAATCAAAGCGGTGCGCTCGTTCATTGCGCAGGGCGTTGATGCCATCTTCATTGCGCCAGTGGTGCAAACGGGATGGGAGCCGGTGCTGGAAGAAGCCAAAGACGCCAAGATTCCGGTGTTCTTACTCGATCGCGCCATCGTGGTGAAAGACAAATCGCTGTATATGGCGGTGGTCACCGCTGATAACGTGCTGGAAGGCAAGTTGATTGGTGACTGGCTGGTGAAAACCGTTGCGGACAAAAAATGTAACGTCGTCGAGCTGCAAGGCACCGTTGGCGCCAGCGTGGCAATTGACCGTAAGAAAGGCTTCGCCGAAGCCATCGCGGGACACGACAACATCAAAGTGATTCGCTCGCAGTCCGGCGACTTTACCCGCAGCAAAGGTAAAGAGGTGATGGAGAGCTTTATCAAGGCGGAAAACAACGGCAAGAACATCTGCATGGTTTACGCGCATAACGATGATATGGCGATCGGTGCCATTCAGGCGATCAAAGAAGCCGGTTTAAAACCAGGCAAAGATATCCTGACCGGTTCGATTGACGGCGTGCCCGATATCTACAAAGCGATGCTGGCCGGTGAAGCCAATGCCAACGTGGAGCTGACGCCAAACATGGCGGGTCCGGCATTCGACGCGCTGGAGAAATTCAAGAAAGACGGCACGATGCCGCCGAAAATCATCAAAACAGAATCGAAACTGTATCTGCCGGACTCCGCGCAGGCACAGCTCGATACCAAAAAAGGCATGGGTTACTGA
- the rsxA gene encoding electron transport complex subunit RsxA produces the protein MTDYLLLFIGTVLVNNFVLVKFLGLCPFMGVSKKLETAIGMGLATTFVITLAAICAWLVNHLILVPLDLVYLRTLAYILVIAVVVQFTEMVVRKTSPSLYRLLGIFLPLITTNCAVLGVPLLSVNLNHTFLQAALYGFSASLGFSLVMVLFAGMRERLVLANVPAPFKGNSIALITAGLMALAFMGFTGLVKF, from the coding sequence ATGACCGATTACTTACTTCTCTTTATTGGCACAGTGCTGGTGAACAACTTCGTGTTGGTCAAATTCCTCGGCCTTTGTCCCTTTATGGGCGTGTCAAAAAAACTGGAAACGGCCATCGGCATGGGACTTGCCACCACTTTCGTGATCACGCTGGCGGCGATCTGCGCTTGGCTGGTGAACCACCTGATTCTGGTGCCGCTCGATCTGGTTTATCTGCGTACCCTCGCCTACATCCTGGTGATTGCTGTTGTCGTGCAGTTCACCGAAATGGTGGTGCGCAAAACCAGCCCGTCACTTTATCGCCTGCTCGGCATTTTCCTGCCGCTGATCACCACCAACTGTGCGGTGCTGGGCGTGCCACTCTTGAGCGTTAATTTGAATCACACCTTCCTGCAAGCGGCGCTATATGGCTTCAGCGCGTCACTCGGCTTCTCGCTGGTGATGGTGCTGTTCGCGGGCATGCGCGAGCGTCTGGTGCTGGCGAATGTTCCTGCACCGTTTAAAGGCAACTCGATTGCGCTGATCACCGCTGGTTTGATGGCGCTGGCCTTTATGGGCTTCACCGGGCTGGTGAAATTCTAA
- the rsxD gene encoding electron transport complex subunit RsxD: MAFRIASSPYTHNRRSTGNIMLLVVFAALPGMAAQWYFFGVGFLIQVLLATATAWATEGAILRLRKTPVVPTLSDNSALLTALLLGISLPPLAPWWLVVLGTIFAIVIAKQLYGGLGQNPFNPAMVGYVVLLISFPVQMTSWLPPDSLQAIKPGLLDSLSMIFTHHTLAGETMQQLQLGVDGVSQATPLDTFKTGLRAGHSADQLLAQPIYSGVLAGLGWQWINLGYLLGGALLLAKNAIRWHIPVSFLVSLAFCATLGWLFSPESLNSPLIHLFSGATMLGAFFIATDPVTASTTNRGRLIYGALIGLLVWLIRSFGGYPDGVAFAVLLANICVPLIDYYTQPRVYGHRKD, encoded by the coding sequence ATGGCTTTTCGTATTGCAAGTTCTCCCTATACCCACAACCGCCGCAGCACCGGAAATATTATGCTGCTGGTGGTGTTTGCCGCGCTGCCGGGCATGGCCGCACAATGGTATTTCTTTGGCGTAGGTTTTTTAATTCAGGTTTTGCTGGCAACCGCCACCGCGTGGGCCACCGAAGGGGCGATTCTGCGCTTGCGCAAAACGCCGGTGGTGCCGACCTTATCCGATAATTCTGCCCTGCTCACCGCGTTGCTGCTCGGCATCAGCCTGCCGCCGCTCGCGCCGTGGTGGTTGGTGGTATTGGGTACGATTTTTGCCATCGTCATCGCCAAACAGCTGTACGGCGGTTTGGGGCAAAACCCGTTTAACCCGGCGATGGTGGGTTACGTGGTGCTGCTGATCTCCTTCCCGGTGCAGATGACCAGCTGGCTGCCGCCCGATAGTTTGCAGGCGATCAAACCTGGCCTGCTGGATTCGCTCAGCATGATCTTCACCCACCACACGCTGGCCGGTGAAACCATGCAACAGCTGCAACTCGGCGTTGATGGCGTCAGCCAGGCGACGCCGCTCGATACCTTTAAAACCGGTCTGCGTGCCGGACACAGCGCCGATCAGTTATTGGCGCAGCCGATTTACAGCGGCGTGTTAGCCGGTCTCGGCTGGCAGTGGATTAACCTCGGTTATCTGCTGGGCGGCGCGCTGCTGCTGGCGAAAAATGCCATCCGCTGGCACATTCCGGTCAGTTTCCTCGTCTCGCTGGCGTTCTGCGCCACGCTGGGCTGGCTGTTCTCGCCGGAGTCGCTTAACTCACCGCTGATTCACCTGTTCTCGGGTGCCACCATGCTTGGCGCGTTTTTTATTGCCACCGATCCGGTAACGGCATCCACCACCAACCGCGGACGCCTGATTTATGGCGCGCTGATTGGTTTGCTGGTGTGGCTGATTCGCAGCTTTGGTGGCTATCCGGACGGCGTCGCCTTCGCGGTATTGCTGGCCAATATTTGTGTGCCGCTGATTGATTACTACACCCAGCCGCGCGTTTACGGCCATCGCAAGGACTGA